From a single Paraburkholderia youngii genomic region:
- a CDS encoding SDR family NAD(P)-dependent oxidoreductase: MRQELENRAAASTPYALNLHGKVCVVTGAGSGIGAGIARAFAAVGAHVALVDRNLAGAEAVAAELRKAGAVAQAIGCDVSDEASVAAAADKVRAELGPVSALVNNAGLLRAGALETVSIEDWNQAIAVNLTGYLLCARAFGRDMLAAGKGSIVHVASIASRNPQTNSGSYSPSKAGVLLLSRQLAAEWGPRGVRSNCVLPGMIRTALSAKFYEEPGFEARRAAATASRRIGEPEDLAGPALFLASDMAAYVNGAEVLVDGGLDCMLMDMVPRPGFNATAAA; encoded by the coding sequence ATGAGACAGGAACTTGAAAATCGCGCAGCGGCCTCGACCCCGTACGCGCTGAACTTGCACGGAAAGGTCTGCGTGGTCACGGGTGCGGGCAGTGGCATTGGTGCCGGCATCGCGCGCGCCTTCGCCGCTGTCGGCGCACACGTGGCGCTCGTGGATCGGAATCTTGCCGGTGCTGAAGCTGTCGCCGCCGAGCTTCGGAAGGCCGGTGCGGTGGCGCAGGCGATCGGCTGCGACGTGTCGGACGAAGCTTCGGTTGCGGCAGCTGCTGACAAGGTTCGCGCGGAGCTCGGGCCGGTCAGCGCGCTCGTCAACAATGCAGGGCTGCTGCGCGCCGGAGCTCTCGAGACGGTCTCGATCGAAGACTGGAACCAGGCCATCGCCGTCAACCTGACCGGCTATCTGCTGTGTGCCCGGGCTTTCGGGCGCGACATGCTGGCGGCGGGCAAGGGCAGTATCGTCCACGTTGCGTCGATTGCGTCGCGCAATCCGCAGACCAATAGCGGTTCTTATAGCCCGAGCAAAGCGGGCGTGCTGCTGCTGTCGCGGCAGTTGGCGGCGGAATGGGGCCCGCGCGGCGTGCGCAGCAACTGCGTGCTGCCCGGCATGATCCGCACGGCGCTGTCCGCGAAGTTCTACGAGGAGCCCGGCTTCGAGGCTCGCCGCGCCGCCGCCACCGCGAGCCGCCGCATCGGCGAGCCGGAAGACCTGGCCGGCCCGGCGCTGTTCCTCGCCTCCGATATGGCTGCCTACGTCAATGGCGCGGAGGTGCTCGTCGACGGCGGGCTCGATTGCATGCTGATGGACATGGTTCCGCGCCCCGGCTTCAACGCTACCGCGGCCGCGTGA
- a CDS encoding FAD-dependent oxidoreductase, with protein MTKEITCDLVVVGSGAAGLATAITARKRGLDVIVLEKEPVFGGTTALSGGVLWIPLSKYGRQQNPTDTVERVREYMMSETGNNYDAAAVECFVENGPKMVEFFERETEMKFVPTLYPDYHPDAPGGVDIGRSILAAPYDIRGLGKDMRRLKQPLETITFMGMMFNSSNADLKHFFRATKSIVSFLYVARRLATHIKELALYRRGINVTSGNALAARLAKSALAIDIPILTSTPVKELLSKSGKVTGVRASAADGELRITARHGVVLACGGFPHDLKRIAQVYPHVKRGGEHLSPTPVGNTGDGLTLAEKVGGAVKLGFADAAAWMPVSKVPFGKGRTGVFPHLLDRYKPGVIGVLRSGQRFTNESNSYHDVGAALMRACEGERETAMWLICDKVALGKYGLGYAKPAPMPVGPLLRKGYLIKGDTIGELARNCGIAPDALEMTVHAYNRDAERGEDPAFHRGRTSFNRYLADPDHKPNPCVAPIATGPFYAVKVVMGDLGTFDGLETSVTGEVLRADGSEIEGLYAVGNDRRSVMGGNYPGAGITHGPNMTFGFVTGNAIATKAMTSKEEVCA; from the coding sequence ATGACTAAGGAGATCACCTGCGATCTGGTCGTGGTCGGATCGGGTGCCGCGGGCCTCGCCACTGCGATCACTGCACGCAAGCGCGGCCTCGATGTCATCGTGCTCGAGAAGGAGCCCGTGTTCGGTGGTACGACCGCGCTGTCGGGCGGGGTCTTATGGATTCCGCTCAGCAAATACGGCCGGCAGCAGAACCCGACCGACACCGTCGAGCGCGTGCGCGAATACATGATGAGCGAGACGGGCAATAACTACGATGCCGCCGCGGTCGAGTGCTTTGTGGAGAACGGGCCGAAAATGGTCGAGTTCTTCGAGCGCGAGACCGAAATGAAGTTCGTGCCCACGCTCTATCCGGACTATCACCCGGATGCGCCCGGCGGCGTCGACATCGGCCGCTCGATCCTCGCCGCGCCCTATGATATTCGCGGGCTGGGCAAGGACATGCGCCGCCTCAAGCAGCCGCTCGAGACGATCACGTTCATGGGGATGATGTTCAATTCCTCGAACGCGGACCTCAAGCACTTCTTCCGCGCGACCAAGTCGATCGTCTCGTTCCTCTATGTGGCCCGCCGTCTGGCTACGCACATCAAGGAGCTGGCGCTCTACCGGCGGGGGATCAACGTCACGAGCGGCAACGCGCTCGCCGCGAGGCTCGCGAAGTCGGCGCTGGCGATCGACATCCCGATCCTCACTTCGACGCCCGTGAAGGAACTGCTGAGCAAGAGCGGCAAGGTGACCGGTGTGCGCGCGAGCGCCGCGGACGGTGAGCTTCGAATCACCGCCCGGCACGGCGTCGTGCTGGCTTGTGGCGGCTTCCCGCACGATCTGAAGCGCATCGCGCAGGTCTATCCGCATGTGAAGCGTGGCGGTGAGCATCTGTCGCCCACGCCCGTCGGCAATACCGGCGACGGGCTGACCCTGGCGGAGAAGGTGGGTGGTGCCGTGAAGCTCGGCTTTGCCGATGCGGCGGCCTGGATGCCTGTCTCGAAGGTGCCCTTCGGCAAGGGCCGCACTGGCGTGTTTCCGCATCTGCTCGACCGGTATAAGCCCGGCGTGATCGGCGTGCTGCGCAGCGGTCAGCGCTTCACCAATGAATCGAACTCCTACCACGACGTTGGCGCCGCTTTGATGCGCGCCTGCGAGGGTGAACGGGAGACGGCGATGTGGCTGATCTGCGACAAGGTGGCGCTGGGCAAGTATGGACTGGGCTATGCCAAGCCCGCACCGATGCCGGTGGGGCCTCTGCTGCGCAAAGGCTACCTGATCAAGGGCGACACGATCGGCGAGCTGGCGCGCAATTGCGGCATCGCTCCCGATGCGCTCGAAATGACGGTCCATGCCTACAATCGCGATGCCGAGCGCGGAGAAGACCCGGCGTTCCATCGCGGTCGCACCTCGTTCAACCGTTATCTCGCCGATCCGGACCACAAGCCCAATCCTTGCGTTGCGCCTATCGCGACCGGCCCCTTCTATGCGGTGAAGGTGGTGATGGGCGATCTGGGCACCTTCGACGGCCTCGAGACGAGCGTCACTGGCGAAGTGCTGCGGGCCGACGGCAGCGAGATCGAGGGCCTTTACGCGGTCGGCAATGACCGGCGCAGCGTGATGGGCGGCAACTATCCGGGCGCCGGTATCACGCACGGGCCGAATATGACGTTCGGCTTCGTCACCGGTAACGCGATCGCCACCAAAGCCATGACTTCCAAAGAGGAGGTGTGCGCATGA
- a CDS encoding alpha-ketoacid dehydrogenase subunit beta yields the protein MADLNMIDALNLALAYELEHDPAVVLLGEDIGVNGGVFRATVGLQARFGTQRVLDTPLAEAAIAGTAIGMAAMGLKPVAEIQFSGFLYPAIDHVLNHASRLRHRTRGRLTCPLVIRTPCGAGIHAPEHHSENPEALFAHIPGLRVVTPSSPARAYGLLLAAIRDPDPVIFFEPTRLYRLFRQTVEDNGEGLPLDTCFTLRDGSDVTLVCWGGAVQDALGAADLLAQEGVMAEVIDVATLKPIDMNTILASVAKTGRCVIVHEGSRTGGIGAEIAANIAERGLYSLLAPVQRVTGYDVVVPLYRLENQYMPGASRIVAAVRQAMEAS from the coding sequence ATGGCTGATCTGAACATGATCGATGCGCTCAATCTGGCGCTCGCGTACGAACTCGAGCACGATCCCGCCGTCGTGCTGCTCGGCGAGGACATCGGCGTGAACGGCGGCGTGTTTCGCGCGACGGTCGGCCTGCAGGCACGCTTCGGCACGCAACGCGTGCTCGACACGCCGCTCGCCGAGGCAGCGATCGCGGGCACCGCGATCGGCATGGCGGCGATGGGACTGAAGCCCGTTGCCGAGATCCAGTTCAGCGGGTTTCTGTATCCGGCGATCGATCACGTGCTCAATCATGCGTCCCGTCTGCGGCATCGGACCCGCGGACGCCTCACCTGTCCGCTCGTGATCCGCACGCCGTGCGGCGCAGGCATCCATGCACCCGAACATCACTCCGAAAACCCCGAAGCGCTGTTCGCGCACATTCCCGGCTTGCGCGTTGTCACGCCTTCGTCGCCGGCGCGCGCGTACGGGCTGTTGCTGGCCGCGATTCGCGATCCCGATCCGGTGATCTTCTTCGAGCCGACGCGCCTGTATCGGCTGTTCCGGCAGACAGTGGAAGACAACGGCGAAGGCCTGCCGCTCGACACCTGCTTTACGCTGCGCGACGGCTCGGATGTGACGCTGGTGTGCTGGGGCGGTGCCGTGCAGGACGCACTGGGCGCCGCCGATCTGCTCGCGCAGGAAGGCGTGATGGCCGAAGTGATCGACGTCGCGACGCTCAAGCCGATCGACATGAACACGATCCTGGCCTCGGTCGCGAAGACGGGTCGCTGCGTGATCGTGCACGAGGGTTCGCGCACGGGCGGCATCGGCGCGGAGATCGCCGCCAATATCGCCGAGCGCGGACTTTATTCGCTGCTCGCGCCTGTGCAGCGCGTGACCGGCTACGACGTCGTGGTGCCGCTGTACCGGCTCGAGAATCAATACATGCCTGGTGCCTCGCGCATCGTCGCCGCGGTGCGGCAAGCTATGGAGGCGTCGTAA
- a CDS encoding ABC transporter substrate-binding protein, protein MSKLQLSIAVGNYDRMRPLIDGDVQIDGVDPVFMLQDPEEIFFRAFRHADYDICELSLSSYSVKTAAGTSPYIAVPVFPSRAFRHSSIYVRSDRGINRPEDLKGKRIGVPEYQLTANVWVRLFLEEEYGVKASDIRWVRGGYEDPTRVEKIALKLPEGVVLENAPEGQTISNLLANGEIDGVIGPRAPSCFDRGHPRVKYLFDDPQESAAQWYERRKLFPIMHTLGIRKTLADQHPWLPGAIAKAFEQSKEVALSRLSDTSATKVTLPFIEDQLRNARRLMGHDFWSYGFANNEHVIDRFLAQHHAEGLSSRRLEPAELFHPASLERFKI, encoded by the coding sequence ATGAGCAAGCTTCAACTTTCCATCGCGGTGGGCAACTATGACCGGATGCGACCGCTGATCGACGGCGACGTGCAGATCGACGGTGTCGACCCCGTGTTCATGCTGCAGGACCCGGAGGAAATCTTCTTTCGTGCGTTCCGGCACGCGGATTACGACATTTGTGAGCTGTCGCTCAGCAGCTATTCGGTGAAGACGGCCGCGGGCACGTCGCCCTACATCGCGGTGCCGGTTTTTCCGTCGCGCGCATTCCGCCACAGCTCGATCTACGTGCGTTCAGACCGTGGGATCAACCGGCCCGAAGACCTGAAGGGCAAACGCATCGGCGTGCCGGAATATCAGCTGACCGCCAACGTATGGGTGCGGCTCTTTCTCGAAGAAGAATACGGCGTGAAAGCATCGGATATCCGCTGGGTGCGGGGCGGCTACGAGGATCCGACGCGCGTTGAGAAGATTGCGCTGAAGCTTCCCGAAGGCGTCGTGCTGGAAAACGCGCCAGAAGGACAAACGATCTCGAATCTGCTGGCCAATGGCGAGATTGACGGCGTGATCGGACCGCGCGCGCCGTCGTGCTTCGACCGTGGGCATCCGAGGGTCAAGTACCTTTTCGATGATCCGCAAGAGAGCGCCGCCCAATGGTACGAGCGCAGGAAGCTTTTCCCGATCATGCACACCCTGGGCATTCGCAAGACGCTCGCGGATCAGCACCCGTGGCTGCCCGGTGCGATCGCGAAGGCGTTCGAGCAATCGAAGGAAGTCGCGCTGTCCCGTTTGAGCGACACCTCGGCGACCAAGGTGACGCTGCCGTTCATCGAGGACCAGTTGCGCAATGCGCGGCGTCTGATGGGGCACGACTTCTGGTCGTATGGATTCGCCAACAATGAACACGTGATCGACCGCTTTCTCGCGCAGCACCACGCCGAGGGATTGTCGAGCCGACGCCTCGAGCCTGCCGAACTGTTCCACCCGGCCAGCCTGGAGCGATTCAAGATCTGA
- a CDS encoding dihydrolipoamide acetyltransferase family protein, with product MKIFKLPDLGEGLQEAEIVEWHVSDGDEVRADQPLLSVETAKAIVEIPSPQSGRITKLFGRTGDIVHLGAPLVAFEGEADDADAGTVVGHMEVGQHVVQDAPASPGTGGGVSAGGGVIKAIPAARALARKLDVDLSMVTPSGPEGVITAADVQRVAKILGEVGPAEVLRGVRRAMAHNMARAQSEVAAATVIDDADIHAWPPHTDVTIRLIRALVAGCRAEPALNAWFDGHTGRRHVLEKIDLGIAVDLPDGLFVPVLRDVAHRDAADLRGGLDRMRADIRARKIPPEEMRGNTITLSNFGMISGKYAAPIVVPPTVAILGAGRIHEQVVAADGAPAVHRILPLSLTFDHRVVTGGEAARFLAATIADLQNAG from the coding sequence ATGAAAATCTTCAAACTGCCGGACCTCGGCGAAGGCTTGCAGGAAGCGGAAATCGTCGAATGGCATGTGAGCGACGGCGATGAAGTGCGGGCGGATCAACCGTTGCTGTCGGTCGAAACGGCGAAGGCGATCGTCGAGATTCCGTCGCCGCAATCCGGCCGCATCACGAAGCTGTTCGGACGGACGGGCGATATCGTGCATCTGGGCGCGCCGCTCGTCGCGTTCGAGGGCGAGGCCGATGATGCAGACGCGGGCACTGTCGTCGGCCATATGGAAGTTGGCCAGCATGTCGTGCAGGACGCGCCTGCGTCGCCTGGCACGGGCGGTGGCGTCAGCGCGGGCGGCGGTGTGATCAAGGCGATTCCCGCGGCGCGCGCGCTGGCGCGCAAGCTGGATGTCGATCTTTCGATGGTGACGCCGTCCGGCCCGGAAGGCGTCATCACGGCGGCAGACGTACAGCGCGTCGCGAAGATACTTGGCGAAGTCGGTCCGGCCGAAGTGCTGCGCGGCGTGCGGCGTGCGATGGCGCACAACATGGCGCGAGCGCAAAGCGAAGTGGCCGCCGCGACCGTGATCGACGATGCCGACATTCACGCGTGGCCGCCGCACACCGATGTGACGATCCGCCTGATCCGCGCGCTGGTCGCGGGCTGCCGCGCCGAGCCGGCACTGAACGCATGGTTCGACGGACATACGGGGCGACGCCACGTACTTGAGAAGATCGATCTCGGCATTGCCGTCGATCTGCCCGATGGGCTTTTCGTGCCGGTGCTGCGCGACGTCGCGCATCGCGATGCGGCGGATCTGCGCGGCGGTCTCGACCGGATGCGCGCCGATATCCGCGCGCGCAAGATTCCGCCGGAAGAAATGCGCGGCAACACGATCACGCTGTCGAACTTCGGGATGATTTCGGGGAAGTACGCGGCGCCCATCGTCGTGCCGCCCACCGTCGCGATCCTCGGCGCGGGGCGCATCCACGAACAGGTCGTCGCGGCAGACGGCGCGCCTGCCGTGCACCGGATCTTGCCGCTCAGCCTGACGTTCGATCATCGCGTCGTAACAGGCGGCGAGGCGGCGCGCTTCCTGGCGGCGACGATCGCGGATCTGCAGAACGCGGGGTAG
- a CDS encoding porin, translating into MKMKRHTFPLACGGLLTLACTAAHAQSSVTLYGIVDAGVEYVNRVTQGKQTGSVIREQSGNLAGSRWGLKGSEDLGGGYKALFTLEGGFNVNTGALGQSGRLFGRKAFVGVSTPYGTLTLGRHQNLLYELMYKYDALTFNPSYSAQSMDSQFVNRADNSVRYGVHLGGVTFAALYSTGFDATIPNGGNVPGATKVGREMSAAVLYDRGPFSIGLTYDQLQGTSIATQSNAQQRALLGLSYDFGPVTTLAGLRWLNTRNTDAPPSSLLYWGGVTWRVNAPLSISASVYHTQFRNPHGGPTMGALLVDYSLSKRTDVYAEGAYVSNRSFSNVGIRGTGVDIAPGMDQAGVTVGIRHTF; encoded by the coding sequence ATGAAAATGAAGAGACACACATTCCCGCTCGCCTGCGGCGGGTTGCTGACGCTCGCCTGCACGGCGGCCCATGCGCAGAGTTCGGTTACGCTGTACGGCATCGTCGATGCGGGCGTCGAGTACGTCAACCGGGTGACCCAAGGCAAACAGACAGGCTCGGTGATCCGCGAGCAGTCGGGCAATCTCGCCGGATCGCGCTGGGGGCTCAAGGGCTCGGAGGATCTCGGCGGCGGCTACAAGGCCCTGTTTACGCTGGAGGGCGGCTTCAACGTAAACACCGGCGCGCTGGGTCAGAGCGGACGGCTGTTCGGCCGCAAGGCATTCGTTGGCGTCTCGACGCCGTACGGCACGCTCACGCTCGGACGTCACCAGAACCTGCTTTACGAGTTGATGTACAAGTACGACGCGCTGACGTTCAACCCCAGCTACTCCGCGCAAAGCATGGACAGCCAGTTCGTGAACCGCGCGGACAACTCGGTGCGCTATGGCGTGCATCTCGGCGGCGTTACATTCGCGGCACTGTATAGCACTGGGTTCGACGCGACGATTCCGAACGGTGGGAATGTGCCCGGCGCAACGAAAGTGGGCCGCGAAATGAGCGCGGCGGTGCTGTATGACCGCGGGCCGTTCAGCATCGGCCTGACGTACGACCAGTTGCAGGGCACCTCGATCGCGACCCAGAGTAACGCGCAGCAGCGCGCGCTGCTCGGCCTCTCGTACGACTTCGGGCCGGTTACGACGCTGGCTGGCCTGCGCTGGCTGAACACGCGCAATACGGATGCGCCGCCGAGTTCGCTGCTCTACTGGGGCGGCGTGACCTGGAGGGTGAATGCACCGCTTTCCATTTCCGCCAGCGTCTATCACACGCAGTTTCGCAATCCGCACGGCGGCCCGACGATGGGGGCATTGCTCGTCGACTACTCGCTGTCCAAGCGCACCGACGTGTATGCGGAAGGGGCGTATGTCTCCAATCGTTCGTTTTCCAATGTCGGTATTCGCGGCACGGGCGTGGATATTGCGCCAGGCATGGACCAGGCGGGCGTGACCGTGGGCATTCGCCACACCTTCTGA
- the pdhA gene encoding pyruvate dehydrogenase (acetyl-transferring) E1 component subunit alpha, with protein sequence MTTTASFHIGYTRYLGPESEPVQPLPAFAREPEALISLYRAMVLTRAFDTKAVALQRTGKLGTFASSVGQEAIGVGVASAMQADDVLFPSYRDHAAQLLRGVTMTESLLYWGGDERGSDFSVPRLDFPNCVPIGTQVCHAAGAAYAFKLRGEPRVAVTICGDGSTSKGDFYEAMNMAGVWQAPLVLVINNNQWAISVPRSTQSAAQTLAQKAIAAGIDGLQVDGNDVIAVHHVMHAALAKARRGDGPTLIEALSYRLGDHTTADDATRYRDSDEIQKQWEQEPLLRLRKYLMRMNFWDKAQDEQLGRACHAQVEAAVEAYLAVPPPDTSAMFDHLYETLPHAMREQLESAQRFAPIAGNGRHGQNGGTGHG encoded by the coding sequence ATGACCACGACTGCCAGTTTTCACATCGGGTATACGCGATATCTCGGGCCCGAAAGCGAGCCCGTGCAGCCATTGCCGGCCTTTGCGCGGGAACCCGAGGCGCTGATTTCTCTCTATCGCGCGATGGTGCTGACCCGCGCATTCGATACCAAAGCGGTCGCGCTGCAGCGCACTGGCAAGCTCGGCACCTTTGCATCGTCGGTGGGGCAGGAGGCGATCGGGGTGGGCGTCGCGAGCGCGATGCAGGCCGATGACGTGCTGTTCCCTTCATATCGCGATCATGCGGCGCAATTGCTGCGCGGCGTCACGATGACGGAAAGTCTCTTGTATTGGGGCGGTGACGAACGCGGCAGCGACTTCAGCGTGCCGCGGCTCGACTTTCCAAATTGCGTTCCTATCGGCACCCAGGTGTGTCATGCCGCCGGCGCGGCCTACGCGTTCAAGCTGCGCGGCGAGCCGCGCGTCGCCGTGACGATCTGCGGCGATGGCAGCACATCGAAGGGCGACTTCTACGAAGCGATGAACATGGCGGGCGTCTGGCAGGCCCCGCTCGTGCTCGTCATCAACAACAACCAGTGGGCGATCTCGGTGCCGCGCAGCACGCAGAGCGCGGCGCAGACGCTCGCGCAGAAGGCAATCGCGGCGGGCATCGACGGCTTGCAGGTCGACGGCAACGACGTGATCGCCGTGCATCACGTGATGCATGCGGCACTCGCGAAAGCGCGCCGAGGCGACGGCCCGACGCTGATCGAAGCGCTCAGCTATCGACTCGGCGATCACACGACGGCCGACGATGCAACGCGCTATCGCGACTCGGATGAGATTCAGAAGCAATGGGAACAAGAGCCGCTGCTGCGTTTGCGCAAGTATCTGATGCGGATGAACTTCTGGGACAAAGCGCAGGACGAGCAACTCGGCCGGGCGTGTCACGCGCAGGTCGAGGCAGCCGTCGAGGCGTATCTGGCTGTGCCGCCCCCCGATACTTCCGCGATGTTCGATCACCTGTACGAGACGCTGCCGCATGCCATGCGTGAGCAACTGGAAAGCGCGCAGCGATTCGCGCCGATCGCGGGCAATGGTCGGCATGGTCAGAACGGAGGCACCGGCCATGGCTGA
- a CDS encoding PDR/VanB family oxidoreductase translates to MTPPLEDGFLRLKIAGKEKIARDIWRFELTDPQGAPLPAFEAGANLTVVVPNGSRRSYSLCNDSQERHRYVIAVKRDSNGRGGSMSFIDDTAEGDAVDVSLPRNEFPLDERAKSFVLVAGGIGITPMLSMARQLRAEGLRSFKLYYLARDPEGTAFFDELTSDEWRSDVKIHHDYGDPSKAFDFWPVFERSKSAQHVYCCGPQALMDTVRDMTGHWPSGTVHFESFGASNANARESAPFTVRLSRSGTSFDIPADRSILEVLRDANVRVPSSCESGTCGSCKTALCSGEADHRDMVLRDDEKDTQIMVCVSRAKSAELVLDL, encoded by the coding sequence ATGACGCCCCCACTCGAAGACGGTTTTCTTCGACTGAAGATTGCCGGCAAGGAGAAGATCGCCCGTGACATCTGGCGCTTTGAACTGACCGACCCGCAAGGCGCGCCGCTGCCGGCGTTCGAGGCGGGCGCGAACTTGACCGTCGTGGTGCCCAACGGTTCGCGACGCAGTTATTCGCTGTGCAATGACTCGCAGGAGCGTCATCGCTACGTCATCGCGGTCAAGCGCGACAGCAACGGACGCGGCGGTTCGATGAGCTTCATCGACGATACGGCCGAGGGCGACGCCGTGGACGTCTCCTTGCCCCGCAACGAGTTTCCCCTCGATGAGCGCGCCAAGTCATTCGTTCTCGTCGCGGGCGGCATCGGTATCACGCCTATGTTGTCGATGGCGCGGCAGTTGCGGGCGGAAGGCCTGCGCTCGTTCAAGCTGTACTACCTCGCCCGCGATCCGGAAGGCACGGCGTTCTTCGATGAACTGACCAGCGACGAATGGCGTTCTGACGTGAAGATTCATCACGATTACGGAGACCCGTCGAAAGCATTCGACTTCTGGCCCGTATTCGAGCGGTCGAAGTCGGCACAACACGTGTACTGCTGCGGCCCGCAGGCGCTGATGGACACCGTGCGGGACATGACCGGCCACTGGCCGTCGGGCACGGTGCACTTCGAGAGCTTCGGCGCAAGCAATGCGAATGCGCGCGAAAGCGCGCCGTTCACCGTGCGGCTATCGCGCAGCGGCACTTCGTTCGACATTCCGGCCGATCGCTCGATCCTCGAGGTGCTGCGCGACGCCAACGTGCGCGTGCCGAGTTCGTGCGAAAGCGGCACCTGCGGCTCGTGCAAGACAGCGTTGTGCTCAGGAGAGGCGGATCATCGGGACATGGTGCTGCGCGACGACGAGAAAGATACGCAGATCATGGTATGCGTGTCGCGAGCGAAATCCGCGGAGCTGGTTCTGGATCTTTGA
- a CDS encoding NIPSNAP family protein: MNTRSMYLAKPLLDFRVYTIALRKMPEFLDVFDRLAMPILLETLGHPLGFWTSMVGPQNQFTHLWGYDDLADYERRCLARDTHPDFPAYLKASGHLITAQETRLIRATALDSVAK, from the coding sequence ATGAATACACGCTCCATGTATCTGGCAAAGCCCCTGTTGGATTTCCGGGTCTACACGATCGCGCTACGCAAGATGCCCGAGTTTCTCGACGTGTTCGACAGGCTCGCGATGCCAATCCTGCTCGAGACGCTTGGACATCCGCTCGGCTTTTGGACGAGCATGGTCGGGCCGCAGAACCAGTTCACCCACCTGTGGGGGTATGACGATCTGGCCGACTACGAACGACGGTGCCTGGCACGCGATACGCACCCGGACTTCCCCGCCTATCTGAAGGCATCGGGCCATCTGATCACGGCCCAGGAGACACGGCTCATTCGCGCCACCGCGCTGGATAGCGTCGCAAAGTAA
- a CDS encoding MFS transporter: protein MAHSTLHSGDLSLSAIADSAAEEATYRKITLRLMSFLFLCWVLNYLDRVNVSFAQLQLKHDLGLSDAAYGLGVSLFFIGYILLEVPSTLLLRRIGARKTVTRIMLLWGGISTAMAFMTAPWQFYLARTLLGAAEAGFWPGIILYLSYWYPAKRRARITSRFLLAIAVAGIIGGPLSGFILQNFMDVWGFRNWQWLFFLEGLPAVIAGVVAYFYLIDRPQDARWLTEDQKRIVIGALEEEGRSKPHNSPSTLLAALRDPRVYVIAAGWATVPICGTILNYWTPTIIKQSGVSNLLHIGFLSALPYIVGAVAMLLIARSSDLRLERRWHFVLSTTAGATGAVLLTVLTNNSVAAIACLSLVSVSYFAAAAIIWTIPPNYLKGAAAAGGIGVISSLGQVGAFFAPIVLGWVKSATGSFSAGILLVAALVFIGGIAVFFGVPRERQAQQCGA from the coding sequence ATGGCACATTCAACGTTGCACTCAGGGGACCTATCCCTGTCTGCCATAGCCGATTCGGCGGCGGAGGAGGCGACATACCGCAAGATCACGCTGCGGCTCATGAGCTTTCTTTTCCTGTGCTGGGTCCTCAACTATCTCGATCGCGTCAACGTCAGCTTCGCGCAGCTACAACTGAAGCACGATCTCGGTTTGAGCGACGCGGCGTACGGGCTCGGCGTGAGTCTGTTCTTTATCGGCTACATCCTGCTCGAAGTGCCGAGCACGCTGCTGTTGCGGCGCATTGGCGCCCGCAAGACCGTCACCCGGATCATGCTGCTGTGGGGCGGCATCTCCACTGCCATGGCTTTCATGACCGCTCCGTGGCAGTTCTATCTCGCGCGCACGCTCCTCGGCGCGGCCGAAGCGGGCTTTTGGCCCGGCATCATCCTTTATCTGTCGTACTGGTATCCGGCGAAGCGCCGCGCTCGTATCACATCGCGGTTCCTGCTGGCGATCGCGGTTGCGGGGATTATCGGCGGCCCGCTTTCTGGGTTCATCCTGCAAAACTTCATGGACGTCTGGGGTTTTCGCAACTGGCAGTGGCTGTTCTTCCTTGAAGGCTTGCCGGCCGTGATTGCCGGTGTCGTTGCCTACTTCTACCTGATCGACCGACCGCAGGATGCGAGGTGGCTGACCGAGGATCAAAAACGAATCGTCATCGGCGCGCTCGAGGAGGAAGGTCGCAGCAAGCCGCATAACTCGCCGAGCACGCTCCTCGCGGCGCTGCGCGACCCGCGCGTGTACGTGATTGCTGCGGGCTGGGCCACGGTACCCATCTGCGGAACCATCCTCAACTACTGGACGCCCACGATCATCAAGCAGTCAGGCGTTTCGAACCTGCTGCACATCGGCTTCCTGTCGGCGCTGCCTTATATCGTCGGCGCGGTCGCCATGCTGCTGATCGCACGCAGCTCCGACCTGCGGCTCGAGCGTCGCTGGCACTTCGTGCTGTCGACGACGGCGGGCGCCACGGGCGCGGTGCTCCTGACGGTTCTGACGAACAATTCGGTTGCCGCCATCGCGTGCCTGAGCCTCGTTTCGGTGAGCTATTTCGCGGCCGCAGCCATTATCTGGACCATTCCGCCGAACTACCTGAAGGGCGCGGCGGCCGCCGGCGGTATCGGCGTGATCAGCAGTCTCGGTCAGGTGGGCGCTTTCTTCGCACCAATAGTCCTCGGCTGGGTGAAGAGCGCGACCGGCAGCTTCTCGGCCGGCATCCTGCTGGTCGCGGCGCTCGTTTTCATCGGCGGCATCGCCGTCTTCTTCGGCGTGCCGCGCGAGCGGCAGGCACAGCAATGCGGCGCGTGA